One Campylobacter pinnipediorum subsp. caledonicus genomic window carries:
- the rsmD gene encoding 16S rRNA (guanine(966)-N(2))-methyltransferase RsmD translates to MSKIFTTISSGKFKGKKLELPSLKTTRSTKSIVKESFFNSVRYELRPLVFIEGFGGSGVMACEAFSNGVKNALAIEIDNEAFKLTQKNLNSIDNTNLKAIKGDSFKLLPDIINKSSDKILLYLDPPFDFRDGFKDIYNNLIDLISSLNKQNIYMIVFEHSSDFKFEESLATFKLIKTKKFGATTLSYFI, encoded by the coding sequence ATGTCAAAAATTTTTACAACCATATCTAGTGGAAAATTTAAAGGAAAAAAACTTGAACTACCTAGTCTAAAAACAACTAGAAGCACAAAAAGCATAGTAAAAGAGTCATTTTTTAATAGCGTAAGATATGAGTTAAGACCATTGGTTTTTATAGAAGGCTTTGGCGGAAGTGGCGTTATGGCATGTGAAGCTTTTAGCAATGGAGTAAAAAATGCATTAGCTATAGAGATAGATAACGAAGCCTTTAAGCTAACACAAAAAAACCTAAACTCCATAGATAATACAAATCTAAAAGCTATAAAAGGAGATAGTTTTAAGCTACTTCCTGACATCATAAACAAAAGCTCGGATAAAATTTTATTATATCTTGATCCGCCTTTTGATTTTAGAGATGGCTTTAAAGATATTTATAACAATCTTATCGATCTGATATCAAGTCTAAATAAACAAAATATATATATGATAGTCTTTGAGCATTCGAGTGATTTTAAATTTGAAGAAAGCTTGGCAACTTTCAAACTAATAAAAACAAAAAAATTTGGAGCTACTACACTTAGTTATTTTATATAA
- a CDS encoding FlaG family protein: protein MEIFKAAAQQLDTSVSINSNHNTQTREVESVKIQKNLVDKNNEPDKLDKLSSGEMDKKLKDITTELNFQMQQLNTNIRFSYNAEESTMVVQVREADTGAVIRELPTKEALRIARYFKESIGLLFDKES, encoded by the coding sequence ATGGAAATTTTCAAAGCCGCAGCTCAACAGCTAGATACTTCAGTATCAATAAATTCAAATCACAATACTCAAACAAGAGAAGTTGAGAGTGTTAAAATTCAAAAGAATTTAGTAGATAAAAACAATGAGCCAGATAAACTTGATAAGCTTTCTTCTGGCGAAATGGATAAAAAACTTAAAGATATAACAACTGAGCTAAATTTTCAAATGCAACAACTAAATACAAATATTAGATTTAGCTACAATGCAGAAGAAAGCACTATGGTTGTTCAGGTCAGAGAGGCTGATACGGGAGCGGTTATCAGAGAGTTGCCTACGAAAGAAGCGTTAAGGATAGCAAGATATTTTAAAGAAAGCATAGGTTTGCTTTTTGACAAGGAGAGTTAA
- a CDS encoding autotransporter domain-containing protein, which produces MARDKIQEETNKITKQQKIANEKQQIITEEEVEVKEKEKIITEKEAEFEKQKKEVETQKQKIVEQTKTIEANDKEIAEKTEKITQQEQQAQQKTKEAQQAEKELKQAQEKLKELKKAEKELKQAQELAKLAKDPEAKAKALAELDKKLDQAKKDRAEAISSDKNLELNKDEAQTTSSLLSVVNNKEVENLLLNVKAKDIATLAKNINSTLEEVSKEFKDNKTVDTLLSSVGSAINSRLAKLSNPLNDDLALAYAIKNLSDNKFADNADTLSSVVKEYTNRFNYDSNLWGNIMGGKAKLKSQANTNTYGFMLGYDKAFDNMIIGGYAGYTNAKSSSNTLTTKSDNYHFGAYTRMYIDQNEIDAKVSYGKGKNKLDRKVIIDPDFDANGKYNTKFFDASIDYGHIFDTNNNSFMKPMIGLEYSHVSTKGFKETGKVPVSFKGTTVKTLSAKAAVEFRKYIANGNFLYITPGIQKELRKSMKDTELAFVNSTENIKYASKKDKHTFFTLKTGAEMKLTDNLSTNINFGVKAKSESKYYNGTVGLSYKF; this is translated from the coding sequence ATGGCTAGAGATAAAATACAAGAAGAAACTAATAAAATCACAAAACAACAAAAAATAGCAAATGAAAAACAACAAATAATTACAGAAGAAGAAGTAGAAGTCAAAGAAAAAGAAAAAATAATCACAGAAAAAGAAGCAGAATTTGAAAAACAAAAAAAAGAAGTTGAAACACAAAAGCAAAAAATAGTAGAACAAACTAAAACAATAGAAGCTAATGACAAAGAAATCGCAGAAAAAACCGAAAAAATAACACAACAAGAACAACAAGCACAACAAAAAACAAAAGAAGCACAACAAGCCGAAAAAGAACTTAAACAAGCCCAAGAAAAACTTAAAGAACTAAAAAAAGCCGAAAAAGAACTAAAACAAGCCCAAGAACTAGCTAAATTAGCAAAAGACCCAGAAGCAAAAGCTAAAGCCTTAGCAGAACTAGATAAAAAACTAGATCAAGCCAAAAAAGATAGAGCAGAGGCTATATCAAGTGATAAAAATTTAGAACTAAACAAAGATGAAGCTCAAACAACATCATCTTTATTATCTGTTGTTAATAATAAAGAGGTTGAAAATTTACTACTTAATGTTAAAGCCAAAGACATAGCTACTTTAGCTAAAAATATAAATAGCACATTAGAAGAAGTTTCAAAAGAGTTTAAAGACAATAAAACAGTAGATACACTTTTATCAAGTGTTGGTTCAGCTATAAACTCAAGACTTGCTAAACTAAGCAATCCATTAAATGATGATTTAGCTTTAGCTTATGCTATAAAAAATCTAAGTGATAATAAATTTGCAGATAATGCAGATACTCTTTCAAGTGTAGTAAAAGAGTATACAAATAGATTTAACTATGACAGCAACCTATGGGGAAATATCATGGGTGGTAAAGCTAAATTAAAATCTCAAGCAAATACAAATACCTATGGATTTATGCTAGGTTATGATAAAGCATTTGATAATATGATAATTGGTGGATATGCTGGATATACTAATGCTAAGTCATCAAGCAATACACTAACAACCAAATCAGATAACTACCACTTTGGTGCTTATACTAGAATGTATATTGATCAAAACGAAATAGATGCTAAAGTATCTTATGGTAAAGGTAAAAACAAACTAGATAGAAAAGTAATTATAGATCCAGACTTTGATGCTAATGGTAAATATAATACTAAATTCTTTGATGCAAGTATTGATTATGGTCATATATTTGATACAAACAACAACTCTTTTATGAAACCAATGATTGGTTTAGAGTATAGCCATGTAAGTACTAAAGGCTTTAAAGAAACTGGTAAAGTTCCTGTAAGCTTTAAAGGAACTACTGTAAAAACACTATCAGCTAAAGCAGCAGTAGAGTTTAGAAAATACATAGCAAACGGTAACTTCTTATACATAACTCCAGGTATCCAAAAAGAGTTACGTAAAAGTATGAAAGATACAGAACTAGCATTTGTAAACTCAACAGAAAATATCAAATATGCATCTAAAAAAGATAAGCATACATTCTTTACACTTAAAACAGGTGCAGAGATGAAACTAACTGATAATCTATCTACAAATATAAACTTTGGCGTAAAAGCTAAATCAGAATCAAAATACTACAATGGAACTGTAGGACTTTCTTATAAGTTTTAA
- a CDS encoding helix-turn-helix transcriptional regulator, with the protein MDNILKKVRTDFGYTQEKMAEKLGIHKQTYIRYENGKRNIPSKILKRISEISGETLDYLFGYQNITGNNNTQISGNNISVRDNNGYDKDFLEIVELLKEYANPKMLSDLKEKLLKIKELS; encoded by the coding sequence ATGGATAATATTTTAAAAAAAGTTAGAACGGATTTTGGTTATACGCAAGAAAAAATGGCTGAAAAACTAGGTATCCACAAACAAACATATATTCGATATGAAAATGGTAAAAGAAATATACCAAGTAAAATTTTAAAGCGAATATCAGAAATTAGTGGAGAAACTTTAGATTATCTATTTGGATACCAAAATATTACTGGAAATAATAATACACAAATATCAGGAAACAATATCTCTGTAAGAGATAACAATGGTTATGATAAAGATTTTTTAGAAATTGTTGAACTTTTAAAAGAATACGCAAACCCAAAAATGTTGTCCGATTTAAAAGAAAAATTATTAAAAATAAAAGAGCTATCATGA
- a CDS encoding DDE-type integrase/transposase/recombinase, with protein MLYIETRVAAIAFNIGVETLKKSTQRNSDKYPFIRIKDVGNRSRGGVKLLFEASVADISLLVKNNKVDEDVGVYVFENNECKRVKFSEIKPQEKLSNNDNEINDVYLDASDEEIQDAREKREIIKEYEKAKMNSLSSKKFCEMLGISEASLFRWQKAYKNKGLRGLIDRRGKKKGSYKLDEWMKEFILTQFRAYGAGDFNVTQVWKDLHETYGKKTGKFNRYEFLSGSVKPLFDTGVISRFIKEYYANKRLEYTLITKGTDKATSYHDPAHGNQGIFVTRRNQVWQIDSSKLDVIVRDGKGGEQIRPSILSIIDVYSGRCVATLAETSNALSLVRLLWKAIKILGKPECIKGDNGKDYVSEQFLSLLEGIGIDYDAARAYHGRDKGYVERHFKTLQRSKLAHTPGYIGGSLAKRENIEQQTAKKERSAKDEYGHIVKTHQKNLLTYDDMKMRFETVVLEWDITAIKRKKTAPIVMWNSDNTPLKGLDYESFILYAGSKGILKVSKKGININGVHYVSRHLPSVGTSVRVSINIDNISEAFIFDLQGKFICKAKDSEVMSFSAEEFNAATKIFKDDLKAIRKTIKQNKISEFSRLNIEYDLKLAKEAHELALKKEDRIYDSSKIQEIKQKMQEQDEINKIKDGAFDYESYKLKENKTKHMSLIDVAIEKASGE; from the coding sequence ATGTTATATATTGAAACAAGAGTTGCTGCTATAGCTTTTAATATAGGTGTTGAAACATTAAAAAAATCTACTCAACGAAATTCAGATAAATATCCATTTATCAGAATAAAAGATGTTGGAAATAGATCTCGTGGTGGTGTTAAGTTATTGTTTGAAGCTAGTGTTGCAGATATTAGCTTACTTGTTAAAAATAACAAAGTAGATGAAGATGTTGGTGTTTATGTTTTTGAAAATAATGAGTGTAAGAGAGTTAAATTTAGTGAGATAAAACCACAAGAAAAATTAAGCAATAACGACAATGAAATAAATGATGTGTATCTTGATGCAAGTGATGAAGAAATACAAGATGCAAGAGAAAAAAGAGAAATAATAAAAGAATATGAAAAAGCAAAGATGAATTCTTTGTCATCTAAAAAGTTTTGTGAAATGCTAGGTATTAGCGAAGCAAGCCTTTTTAGATGGCAAAAAGCTTATAAAAACAAAGGACTTCGTGGTCTTATTGATCGCCGTGGAAAGAAAAAAGGTAGCTATAAGCTAGATGAGTGGATGAAGGAGTTTATATTAACTCAGTTTAGGGCTTATGGTGCTGGGGATTTTAATGTTACACAGGTATGGAAGGATTTACACGAAACTTATGGCAAAAAAACTGGAAAGTTTAACAGATATGAGTTTTTAAGTGGAAGTGTAAAGCCGTTGTTTGATACCGGTGTGATATCTAGATTTATAAAAGAGTATTATGCAAATAAACGATTAGAATACACATTAATTACAAAAGGTACTGATAAGGCAACAAGCTACCACGACCCAGCACACGGAAATCAAGGAATTTTCGTAACTAGAAGAAATCAAGTGTGGCAAATAGATAGTTCAAAACTTGATGTTATCGTAAGAGATGGCAAAGGTGGAGAGCAGATAAGACCTAGTATATTAAGCATTATAGATGTGTATAGCGGAAGATGTGTTGCGACTCTTGCTGAAACATCAAATGCTCTTAGTCTTGTTAGATTGCTTTGGAAAGCAATAAAAATACTTGGCAAGCCCGAATGTATAAAAGGCGACAACGGAAAAGATTATGTAAGTGAGCAATTTTTAAGTTTGCTTGAGGGTATTGGCATTGATTATGATGCAGCTCGTGCTTATCATGGTAGAGATAAAGGATATGTTGAAAGGCATTTTAAGACACTACAAAGAAGTAAATTAGCTCACACACCAGGCTATATAGGTGGAAGTTTAGCAAAACGTGAAAACATAGAGCAACAAACTGCGAAAAAAGAAAGATCGGCGAAAGATGAGTATGGTCATATAGTAAAAACTCATCAAAAAAATTTACTTACATATGATGATATGAAAATGCGTTTTGAAACGGTAGTGCTTGAATGGGATATAACTGCCATTAAACGTAAGAAAACAGCACCTATAGTAATGTGGAACAGTGATAATACACCATTAAAAGGTTTGGACTATGAAAGCTTTATCTTATATGCTGGTAGCAAAGGTATTTTAAAAGTTAGTAAAAAAGGCATAAATATAAACGGTGTTCATTATGTTTCAAGGCATTTGCCAAGTGTGGGAACTAGTGTAAGGGTTAGTATAAATATAGACAATATATCTGAGGCTTTTATATTTGATTTACAGGGTAAGTTTATTTGCAAGGCAAAAGATAGTGAAGTAATGAGCTTTAGTGCTGAAGAATTTAATGCTGCTACTAAGATATTTAAAGATGATTTAAAAGCAATAAGAAAGACTATCAAACAAAACAAGATAAGTGAGTTTAGTAGGCTAAATATAGAGTATGACTTAAAACTAGCAAAAGAGGCACACGAACTAGCACTTAAAAAAGAAGATAGGATTTATGATAGTTCAAAAATACAAGAGATAAAACAAAAGATGCAAGAACAAGATGAGATAAACAAGATAAAAGATGGGGCTTTTGATTATGAGAGTTATAAGCTAAAAGAGAACAAAACAAAGCATATGAGCCTTATAGATGTAGCTATAGAAAAAGCTAGTGGTGAGTAG
- a CDS encoding ornithine carbamoyltransferase, producing the protein MKISFECECIILQKTMFLFCSEYVSERFECDFIVSDKKIQTKKPLFLIGTENQHINLPFTKKTLINTLEEFYSAIQVQNITKDQATDTFEEKLDILLNNFKQDIVKLIQESKQ; encoded by the coding sequence ATGAAAATTTCATTTGAATGCGAATGCATTATACTGCAAAAAACCATGTTTTTGTTTTGTAGTGAGTATGTAAGTGAGCGATTTGAATGCGATTTTATAGTATCTGATAAAAAAATTCAAACAAAAAAACCGCTATTTTTAATAGGAACTGAAAATCAGCACATAAACTTACCATTTACAAAAAAAACACTTATAAACACTCTTGAAGAATTTTACTCCGCTATACAAGTTCAAAACATCACAAAAGATCAAGCAACAGATACTTTTGAAGAAAAACTGGATATACTTTTAAATAATTTCAAACAAGATATTGTTAAGCTTATACAAGAATCAAAACAATAA